One Phaseolus vulgaris cultivar G19833 chromosome 11, P. vulgaris v2.0, whole genome shotgun sequence genomic window carries:
- the LOC137831378 gene encoding serine/threonine-protein kinase-like protein CCR4, producing MAALLIDRSFFCHLFLFLFCLPSINTLSTVSISQTSNSNQTFICVLQHPNQQGQSNLNCTTFPQAQTQAITLDVNPNVTYSQIVGGNGFVCALGPSSSSISIMGCWRFSANATNVPYKRIYSGPLVQDIESSHSHVCGLVNRGTDESSLQVECWQWHDFNSSSGSVRNMSMSSIAVGENFLCGLSSRGDVNCTGTGRVNSSRVVVDVPAPGGNYTFLAAGFRHACVISIDGGLVCWGDMEGEKPQGRFVSLALGENRSCALGHDRRVVCWGSNDFIMPHALKDTFFESIVAKQSVFCGVVSSNYSLLCWGSPVFDSDSKVFDDVLPGPCRNKCPCGPLPNSAKLCQSPEVICQPCSPQVVQSSPPSPSPLQPSPPSSSPLQPPPPSNHTGWSSQMVAFLVVGCVGCSSLLLVMAFFLHRYCNSKRRGSRVHDSGRLDGSSHSQPQPQAEAGSRVLQKRLSHVISIGNGSPFEEFSLETLLQVTNNFCEDKRVGIGSFGSVYHATLEDGKQIAIKRAEASSSTYTVLGAQVDKDNAFMNELESLSRLHHKNLVRLVGFYEDTKERILVYEYMDNGSLSDHLHKLQTSALMSWAVRIKVALDAARGIEYLHQYATPPIIHRDIKSANILLDAKWTAKVSDFGLSLMGPDPEDEEAHLSLLAAGTVGYMDPEYYRLQHLTPKSDVYSFGVVLLELLSGYKAIHKNEDGVPRNVVDFVVPFIVQDEIHRVLDKRVPPPTPFEIEAVAFVGYLAADCVRLEGRDRPTMSQVVNNLERALAACLAQPILSRSTTHSSENNLTTQNEMH from the coding sequence ATGGCAGCTTTACTCATTGATCGCTCCTTCTTCTGTCACctcttccttttccttttttgtCTTCCATCCATAAACACTCTCTCCACTGTTTCCATTTCTCAAACCTCCAATTCAAACCAAACATTTATTTGTGTCTTGCAACATCCAAATCAACAAGGACAATCAAATCTCAACTGCACCACCTTTCCCCAGGCTCAGACTCAGGCTATTACGCTTGATGTGAATCCTAATGTCACCTACTCTCAGATTGTGGGCGGCAACGGCTTTGTGTGTGCGTTGGGGCCATCGTCTTCTTCCATCTCCATCATGGGGTGTTGGAGATTCTCTGCCAATGCTACTAATGTTCCCTATAAACGCATCTACAGTGGACCCCTTGTTCAAGATATTGAGAGTAGCCACTCCCATGTTTGTGGTCTTGTAAATAGAGGAACTGATGAGAGTAGCCTTCAAGTTGAGTGTTGGCAATGGCATGACTTCAATTCAAGCAGTGGGAGTGTGAGGAACATGTCAATGTCAAGCATTGCAGTGGGAGAGAATTTTTTGTGTGGCTTATCATCAAGAGGGGATGTTAATTGCACAGGAACGGGGAGGGTGAATAGTAGCAGGGTTGTTGTTGATGTCCCTGCGCCTGGTGGGAATTACACTTTTCTTGCAGCCGGGTTTAGGCATGCCTGTGTGATCTCCATTGATGGTGGTTTGGTTTGTTGGGGAGACATGGAGGGTGAGAAACCCCAAGGGAGGTTCGTTTCTTTGGCGTTGGGAGAGAACCGCAGCTGTGCACTCGGGCATGACAGAAGAGTTGTCTGTTGGGGGTCCAATGATTTCATCATGCCGCACGCCTTAAAAGACACTTTTTTTGAGTCAATTGTGGCAAAGCAAAGTGTTTTCTGTGGAGTTGTGTCTTCCAATTATTCCTTGCTCTGTTGGGGTTCTCCGGTTTTTGATTCAGACAGCAAGGTGTTTGATGATGTGCTCCCAGGACCTTGTAGGAACAAGTGTCCCTGTGGGCCCTTGCCCAACTCTGCCAAACTATGTCAGTCTCCAGAAGTCATTTGCCAACCCTGTTCCCCTCAGGTGGTTCAATCTTCACCTCCATCACCATCTCCATTGCAGCCATCACCTCCATCATCATCTCCATTGCAGCCACCACCACCATCAAACCACACTGGTTGGAGCAGCCAAATGGTTGCATTCCTAGTGGTTGGATGTGTGGGCTGCAGTTCCCTGTTGCTAGTCATGGCTTTCTTCCTTCACAGGTACTGCAACTCCAAACGAAGAGGAAGCCGTGTCCATGATTCTGGCCGGTTGGATGGGTCATCTCACTCTCAACCACAACCTCAAGCTGAAGCAGGATCTCGAGTTCTTCAGAAGCGCCTGAGTCACGTTATCAGCATTGGAAATGGGAGCCCTTTTGAGGAGTTTTCCCTGGAGACACTGCTTCAAGTCACCAACAATTTCTGTGAGGACAAGAGAGTTGGGATTGGCAGCTTCGGTTCGGTGTATCATGCCACTTTGGAGGACGGGAAGCAGATTGCTATAAAGAGAGCTGAAGCCTCATCCTCCACCTACACTGTCTTGGGTGCCCAAGTGGACAAAGACAATGCTTTCATGAATGAGCTTGAATCTCTCTCAAGACTCCACCACAAGAACCTGGTTCGGTTGGTGGGGTTCTATGAAGACACCAAAGAACGCATTTTGGTGTACGAGTACATGGACAATGGGAGCCTGAGTGACCATCTCCACAAGCTCCAAACTTCAGCTCTGATGTCATGGGCAGTGCGCATCAAGGTGGCTCTGGATGCTGCCAGAGGCAtagagtacttgcaccaatacGCCACTCCTCCAATCATTCACCGTGACATAAAGTCTGCCAACATATTGTTGGATGCCAAGTGGACTGCCAAAGTCTCTGATTTTGGACTCTCCCTAATGGGACCTGACCCTGAAGATGAGGAGGCCCACCTTTCACTTCTGGCAGCTGGCACTGTTGGCTACATGGACCCTGAATACTACAGACTTCAACATTTGACCCCCAAGAGTGATGTCTATAGCTTTGGCGTGGTTTTGCTAGAGCTGCTCTCTGGTTACAAGGCCATCCATAAAAACGAGGATGGGGTGCCAAGAAATGTGGTTGATTTTGTTGTGCCATTCATTGTTCAAGATGAGATTCACAGAGTGTTGGacaaaagagtgccccctcccACGCCCTTTGAGATAGAGGCTGTGGCGTTTGTGGGTTATTTGGCAGCAGATTGTGTGAGGCTGGAAGGTCGAGATAGACCAACCATGTctcaagttgtaaataacttgGAAAGAGCATTGGCTGCATGTTTAGCCCAACCAATACTCTCTAGGTCCACCACTCACTCTTCGGAAAATAATTTAACaactcaaaatgaaatgcaCTAA
- the LOC137831364 gene encoding receptor protein-tyrosine kinase CEPR2, translating into MAKSPCLLPFFQFLAVLFLTFYSIFQPSVSLTLETQALFQFKNHLKDSLNYLASWNESDSPCEFYGITCDQVSGRVTEISLGNKSLSGIIFPSLSVLQSLQVFSLPSNLISEKLPAEISRWTNLRVLNLSGNQLVGAIPDFSGLRNLQILDLSANYFSGSIPSWVGNLTGLVSLVLGENAYNEGEIPGTLGNLKNLTWLYLAGSHLIGEIPESLYDMKALETLDISRNKISGRLSRSISKLENLYKIELFKNNLTGEVPAELANLTNLQEIDLSSNNMYGRLPEEIGNMKNLVVFQLYENRFSGELPVGFADMRHLNGFSIYRNSFTGTIPENFGRFSALESIDISENQFSGDFPKFLCERNKLKFLLALQNNFSGTFPESYVTCKSLERFRISMNQLSGKIPDKVWALPYVEIIDLAYNDFTGVVPSEIGLSTSLSQLVLTQNRFSGKLPSELGKLVNLEKLYLSNNNFSGEIPPEIGSLKQLSSLHVEVNSLTGSIPPELGHCARLVDLNLAWNSLSGNIPQSISLMSSLNSLNISGNKLTGSIPDNLEAIKLSSVDFSENLLSGRIPSGLFIVGGEKAFLGNKGLCFEGNLKPSLNSDLKICAKNHGQSRVTADKFVFLFLIASIFVVILACLLLLSCRSLKRGAENNMQRQREISQKWKLASFHQVDIDADEICNLDEDNLIGSGGTGKVYRVELRKNRAMVAVKQLGKIDGVKILAAEMEILGKIRHRNILKLYASLLKGGSNLLVFEYMPNGNLFQALHGQIKDGKPHLDWKQRYKIALGSAKGIAYLHHDCNPPVIHRDIKSSNILLDEDYEPKIADFGIARFAEKSDKQLGYSCLAGTLGYIAPELAYATDITEKSDVYSFGVVLLELVSGREPIEEDYGEAKDIVYWVLTHLNDRESILNILDERVASECVEDMIKMLKIGIKCTTKLPSVRPTMREVVKMLIDAEPCALKSPKFRHDKDTKALL; encoded by the exons ATGGCCAAGAGTCCCTGTCtcttaccctttttccagttcTTGGCAGTGCTCTTTCTCACCTTCTACTCTATTTTCCAGCCTAGTGTGTCTCTGACATTGGAAACCCAAGCTCTTTTTCAGTTCAAGAACCATTTGAAGGACTCCTTGAATTATTTAGCTTCCTGGAATGAATCAGATTCTCCATGTGAGTTTTATGGAATTACATGTGATCAAGTGTCTGGGAGAGTCACAGAAATCTCACTGGGCAATAAGTCCCTCTCTGGTATCATTTTCCCATCACTCTCAGTTTTGCAGAGCCTGCAAGTTTTCTCACTACCATCCAATTTAATTTCTGAAAAGCTTCCAGCAGAAATAAGCAGGTGGACCAACCTCAGAGTGTTGAATCTATCGGGAAATCAATTGGTTGGAGCAATCCCAGACTTCTCTGGGCTGAGAAACCTGCAAATTCTTGACCTTTCAGCAAACTACTTTTCTGGAAGCATCCCTAGCTGGGTGGGGAATCTAACCGGACTGGTTTCACTGGTTCTTGGGGAAAATGCATACAATGAAGGTGAGATTCCAGGGACTCTTGGAAATCTGAAGAACTTGACCTGGCTTTATCTTGCTGGCTCCCACTTGATAGGAGAGATTCCCGAATCATTGTATGACATGAAGGCATTGGAGACACTGGATATTTCAAGAAACAAAATCTCTGGAAGACTCTCCAGATCAATTTCCAAGTTAGAGAATCTTTACAAGATTGAGCTCTTCAAAAATAATTTGACAGGAGAGGTTCCAGCAGAGCTTGCAAACCTCACCAATCTGCAGGAGATTGACCTTTCTTCAAACAACATGTATGGTAGGTTGCCAGAGGAAATTGGGAATATGAAGAACTTGgttgtttttcaattatatGAAAACAGATTTTCTGGAGAACTTCCTGTAGGATTTGCAGATATGCGTCATCTCAATGGGTTCTCAATATACAGAAACAGCTTCACTGGGACAATTCCAGAAAATTTTGGCCGGTTTTCAGCACTTGAAAGTATTGACATATCTGAGAATCAATTTTCGGGCGATTTCCCAAAGTTCTTGTGTGAAAGAAATAAGTTGAAGTTTTTGCTTGCATTGCAAAACAATTTCTCAGGAACTTTTCCGGAGTCTTATGTTACATGTAAATCTCTGGAGAGATTTAGGATCAGTATGAACCAGTTATCTGGGAAAATTCCAGATAAGGTTTGGGCACTTCCATATGTAGAAATAATTGATTTGGCCTATAATGATTTCACTGGTGTTGTACCTTCAGAAATTGGGTTGTCTACTAGCTTAAGTCAGTTAGTTTTGACACAAAACAGGTTTTCAGGTAAGCTCCCATCAGAGCTTGGCAAGCTGGTGAACTTGGAGAAGCTTTACTTGAGCAACAACAATTTTTCTGGGGAAATACCACCTGAAATTGGATCCCTGAAGCAGTTATCCTCTTTGCATGTAGAAGTGAATTCCTTAACTGGTTCAATACCACCAGAACTGGGTCATTGTGCAAGACTGGTGGACTTGAATCTTGCTTGGAATTCTCTATCTGGAAATATCCCCCAGTCAATTTCACTTATGAGCTCATTGAACTCTCTTAACATATCTGGAAACAAACTTACAGGTTCTATTCCTGATAATTTAGAAGCCATAAAGCTAAGCTCGGTGGATTTTTCTGAAAACCTGCTTTCTGGAAGAATTCCATCTGGTCTTTTTATTGTTGGAGGAGAGAAAGCTTTTCTTGGAAACAAGGGGCTGTGTTTTGAGGGAAACCTAAAACCTTCCCTGAATTCTGATTTGAAGATTTGTGCCAAAAATCATGGCCAGTCAAGGGTCACTGCTGATAAATTcgtctttctctttctcattgcttctatttttgttgttattttagCTTGTTTGCTGCTTTTGAGTTGTAGAAGCCTCAAGCGTGGTGCAGAAAACAACATGCAACGTCAAAGGGAAATAAGTCAAAAATGGAAACTTGCATCTTTCCACCAAGTAGATATCGATGCTGATGAAATATGTAATCTGGATGAAGATAATTTGATAGGTAGTGGTGGCACAGGAAAGGTTTATCGAGTGGAGTTAAGGAAAAATAGAGCCATGGTGGCTGTCAAGCAACTAGGGAAAATAGATGGTGTGAAAATTTTAGCTGCAGAGATGGAAATTTTGGGGAAAATAAGGCATAGAAATATACTTAAACTCTATGCTTCTTTACTTAAAGGAGGATCCAACCTTTTAGTGTTTGAGTACATGCCAAATGGTAATCTTTTTCAAGCTCTCCATGGACAGATAAAAGATGGGAAGCCACACTTGGATTGGAAACAGAGATATAAAATTGCTCTGGGATCTGCCAAAGGAATTGCCTATTTACACCATGACTGTAATCCACCCGTTATTCATAGGGACATAAAATCCAGCAACATTTTGCTTGACGAGGATTATGAGCCAAAAATTGCTGATTTTGGCATTGCAAGGTTTGCAGAAAAATCTGATAAGCAGTTGGGTTATAGCTGTCTAGCTGGCACACTTGGTTATATTGCTCCAG AACTTGCTTATGCCACTGACATCACTGAAAAGAGTGATGTTTATAGCTTTGGAGTGGTGCTGTTAGAATTAGTGTCAGGCAGAGAACCCATTGAAGAGGATTATGGAGAGGCGAAGGATATTGTTTATTGGGTTTTGACTCATCTGAATGACCGTGAAAGTATTCTCAACATTCTTGATGAAAGGGTGGCATCTGAGTGTGTTGAAGATATGATAAAAATGTTGAAGATTGGCATCAAGTGCACCACTAAGCTTCCATCTGTGCGTCCCACCATGAGAGAGGTTGTTAAGATGCTAATTGATGCAGAACCTTGTGCACTGAAATCACCAAAATTCCGCCATGACAAAGACACAAAAGCCCTTCTCTGA
- the LOC137831385 gene encoding uncharacterized protein, which yields MSEEVFELSPQNSAVSGFKEESPEHSPSERWLKTSKIAPFIQLDIQSEFIEQSNPDSIGYGYSPQTPEADEKQQALQQSHAITNTEKTYTVTRRKEKLSRILLPLSAASYYSGVSPEMEIVESCQTTDKLNAYLKARKDDVSAGVPGKFLHAVMASDGVDVGTVASIITYSFFLHLTSESDQFCTVPIININRANLGSHVELKWLLDSCHIDQSSLIFADEIDLSYYDLFGSLKIVLLKGSKIASKQEKLKHAVVENFHCRKGDKIYPWVKTVITAEECSCCTAIADKFVNYSPEILASKSFSKLLLAGILLDTANLRDPGCTSKDKYTASLLINGAGRYGCSGLYQLLKYKMHDLSNLQVADILWKDFKKWNGQESGDSRSVQIGMSCIGISIAQLVSRAGNIGEEIRRFQLYEKLRALIVVSGYFTDEKNFKREVLICTESTKLFESLLFFFDFNASRLPLKPLHFPGLKNEMKAYEIDKVTSRKIVEHLIQEFVGIPKA from the exons ATGTCTGAAGAGGTTTTTGAGTTGTCACCACAGAATTCAGCAGTCTCAGGATTCAAGGAAGAATCTCCTGAACATTCTCCATCTGAGAGATGGTTAAAAACCAGCAAAATTGCTCCATTTATACAACTGGATATTCAATCTGAGTTCATTGAACAAAGCAATCCAGACTCCATTGGATATGGCTATAGCCCCCAGACTCCTGAAGCTGATGAAAAACAACAGGCCTTACAACAATCACATGCAATAACCAACACAGAAAAGACATATACTGTCAccagaagaaaagaaaagctaTCGAGAATTCTACTTCCACTATCTGCAGCTTCATACTATAGTGGAGTTTCACCAGAAATGGAAATTGTTGAATCATGTCAAACCACTGACAAGCTAAATGCATATTTGAAAGCAAGAAAGGATGATGTCAGTGCTGGTGTACCAGGCAAATTCTTACATGCAGTAATGGCTTCAGATGGTGTTG ACGTGGGAACTGTGGCTTCAATCATCACGTATTCCTTCTTCCTACATCTAACTTCAGAGAGTGATCAATTCTGCACAGTACCAATCATTAACATTAACCGGGCAAATCTTGGTTCGCATGTTGAACTCAAGTGGTTGCTCGATTCATGTCATATTGATCAGTCATCCTTAATTTTTGCAGATGAG ATTGATTTGTCTTACTATGATCTATTTGGAAGTCTTAAGATCGTGCTGTTGAAGGGAAGCAAGATTGCAAGTAAGCAAGAG AAATTGAAGCATGCTGTGGTTGAAAATTTTCACTGCAGAAAG GGTGATAAAATATATCCATGGGTTAAAACTGTCATCACAGCAGAG GAATGCTCTTGTTGCACGGCCATAGCAGACAAATTTGTAAATTATTCGCCTGAAATTTTGGCTAGCAAATCATTCAGTAAACTTCTG CTAGCTGGCATTCTTTTGGATACTGCGAATCTAAGGGACCCTGGCTGCACCTCTAAAGATAAGTACACAGCTTCATTATTGATCAATGGTGCTGGTCGTTATGGATGCAGTGGCCTTTACCAATTAT TGAAGTACAAAATGCATGATCTTTCCAACCTCCAAGTAGCAGATATCTTGTGGAAGGACTTTAAAAAGTGGAATGGACAAG agagtGGAGATTCAAGGTCAGTGCAAATTGGCATGAGTTGTATCGGAATTTCAATCGCACAGCTTGTTTCTCGCGCAGGGAACATCGGAGAAGAAATAAGACGGTTCCAGT TGTACGAGAAACTTCGAGCACTCATAGTGGTTTCAGGCTATTTTACTGATGAAAAGAACTTCAAG AGAGAAGTGTTGATATGCACGGAATCTACGAAGCTGTTTGAGAGTTTGCTCTTTTTCTTCGATTTCAATGCTTCCCGGCTCCCACTCAAACCTCTGCACTTTCCAG GTCTGAAGAATGAGATGAAAGCGTACGAGATCGATAAGGTTACATCAAGAAAAATAGTAGAACATCTCATACAAGAGTTCGTTGGGATTCCAAAAGCCTAG